A region of the Anolis carolinensis isolate JA03-04 chromosome 1, rAnoCar3.1.pri, whole genome shotgun sequence genome:
CAGATAACAGCATATATGTTTATTATAGCCCCTAGGCAGACTTGGAGCTTCAGTTACTGGAATTGATCCCCTGGAAGACAACATTAGAACAGCAGAAGTACATGCAGCGTTTGACCCAGACCTAGCAAAGAGAATACAGTACAAATCCTGTGCGCTGGAGGATATTGTAGAAGAGGCATCAGAACAATTTGACATTGTTGTTGCTTCTGAAGTAGTGGAACATGTGGCTGATGTGGAAACATTCCTCAAGTGTTGTGGTGATGTGTTAAAAGTGAGTTCAGCAATTTTAAGGAAAAGAACCCATTCATGTGCATCTCCTTCTTGTCCTCCTCATGCTCTACATTCTTGGATAAATGGCtggtggagaaaaaaaaagaggtcTTCCTACCTAGATTTGTTCTGATACAGATCCagctattatgattatgattattcccTCCTTATGTTACCTTTTTCTGATAATTCAGTGTCTAGCTAAATACTATATTTGTTTAAAAAGATGGTTGcaatttttcctggatttttattttttgttagaaGGTAAAGAGAAGGGATCGcaataaaattataaattactagaaatagtaaataaatgacaaaaacataCAGTTGGTcttccatatccacagtttctgcatccatggatttgactatccatggctttaaaatattCCAGGTTAGCTCTAAGTAAGTTAATTACTAAAATATCCCATATAGCCATTTCAAAACAAGTAATATGAATATAGCTGAAATTGAAAGTAtgtattttaaactcatgtcctgtgttttgGTCTCTATCCTGTGGGATTAatgtgtatttcatagaaatgctTTGATAAGTTTCTTTTATGGTTTTTAGTTTGGGTGTTTGTAGAAggtttatagtatttgtgtgtttttgactgTGCAGTGACCAACCTCAGGTtatagggagaggtgggtaagaaattcagttgttgttgttgttgttgttgttgttgttatcagcaTCAAAGATCCCTGTGGCTGCAGTATAAATATTAAGTGGCCTattttgggggtgggtggggtctTGAAATTCACAGTGCAACTATTATCTGTAATACAAAAtgttcaacatcttcattaacttgtagggtttttgttttgttttcaggaaCAACTGTGATTGTTAAAAGATTTTAAGTGGTCCTAAACATAGGGCACAGGTGTGTCCTTACTAAAAAAAattctcagaggtgattttggcCCAACCCATGCAGATATATTTAACTATGACTATAATGTTCAGTTGCTAAGTTTGCTTTAACAGTAGCACAGTCTTCACCACATATATTCAAAAGTAGGTGTTATTGACCTCAGTAATGTTTCTCCCTAGAGATTATGTACAGTGGCAGTTTAATTATCTTTTTTCTAACTGGAAAGATGGCCCTCATTGTAAGTGGCCtgcaggcttttaaaaatagttcattagtttaatttttaaaatcctgtgAATGATAGGTGCACTTTTGTTTGGGGAAGGCTTTTTGTCTCAATTCTTGTAAGTTGGTGTGTTATCTAACATTTAAGTGCTTCATCCGAAAGAATTTTATTTGTATGCAAATTTAGTCAATGTAAACGTGTACTAGTACTATTAAGATAGTTTAATATTCAGTAACTACAATTATAATTTTAACACTTTCTCATAAAGCATCATTGGGTTCCTGGGGTGGGTCTAGTTGCCACTCTTATTCCCCATAGACCCAATGGGAGCTGTATACCTTCAAtcttttctttcagtttttttttcagttctgGAATTGGCATAATGACTGCTGCTCAGTGTATCATGGATAAACAACTAACTCACAATCCAACTTTTCATGTTTCTTTCCCCAAAATTAGCCCGAAGGCTCTCTGTTTATTACCACAATCAACAAAACACAGTTGTCCTATATTTTTGGCATTCTGGTTGCTGAGAGGGTTCTGGGCATTGTTCCAGCAGGCACCCATGAATGGGAGAAATTCATTGCACCTGAAGAAGTAGAGCGGCTTCTGGAATCAAGTGAGTATCATTTTCCAATGGATGACTTAACAAAATAAATGATTGCTAATTAACCCTGGTGTTTTTGTAGTACAGATTGTGGCATAGAGAAAGCACACTTGAATCAGAGAGCTTTGTAAAATGATAAATTGGGACTGTACACCAACTTTCTCCAAGATTAATTCCCTTGCTGGTTTGGGATGGCAGAAAGTGGAATCCAACACACAAAATTAGGGCAGGCTGGTGTATATGGATTACTCCCCTTGATCCGTAATGTTGATTATCTTGAGAAGGAGAACCCAAACAGTATTCCTTTGTAAGGAAAAAACCCATAATGAGGCAGGAACCAAATGTCTGTTCGTGAACTGACTTCAGTTGAAATATTCTGATTATGTTCTATTAGCGTCAGCTTTTGTTTTGGAATAAATTCTGTATTTCTAATTATATGTAAAGTTGCGTTTATATCATAGATATGTTTTATGTTAACAGAAACAGGTTTTATCTTAAATCCTGCAGAACCCGATCTCCCATTTTTGTCCCACTCCGCATGAACCTGCGGGATAGCAGTTTTTCAATTGGTCCCCTAAACAAGACAACACAAAGTTTTCTCCAATCTCTTCTCATTGCAAGGCTGGGTATGGTCTTAAGGGTCAGAGGAGCATTTTCATCCCCCTTTAACAGCCATTTTGGTGGCCAGAAGTGATGTTTTCACACTACACCGTGGTCGcaatataattccattttaattgctgcAGTTGCATTCTATGGGattttggatttgtagtttgttgtgggatccctggctgagaattctaaatatttccTCCTAAACAATTAACTACAGGATTTATTGAATCATGGAGGTGGAACAGACCACAAGGATCATCTAATTAATTCAACCCCTTGCCATTTTGAAAACCATTCCTTATAggacatttttaaacatttgggccctccttctctggacatgttctagcttgtcaatatccttcttgaattgtgatgctcaGAAATGGGCATAATATTAGTAGTTAGGCCTGCCCAAAGCAGAATAGGGCGGTTCTTttactttccttgatctagattctatactccttttgatacaacctagaattgcattggctttttcagctgccgcatcacactgttgactcatgttcagcttgcgaTCTACTAAGAGTCCTAGattcctttcacatgtactgttttcaagccaggtatcacatatcctatatttgtgcattttgagtttttgttttttccccctaagTGTAGTACCttgcatttctccttgttgaacttcatattTATGGTCTTTCAGTTTCCTATCCAGGGCCTTGTGATCCTTTGTGATGTTCTGAATATGCATTTATGTGTCCTTTTTATACCCTCCACATGATTTCCTTTTTCATAAATGGTGGTCTGTCATCTCTCTTCTCTTATAGATGGCTTTTCGGTCAAGACAGTGAGAGGAATGTTATACAACCCCCTCTTTGGGTCTTGGAGCTGGATTGAAAACACTAGCATCAACTATGCACTTCATGCTGTGAAATCAAGTACACAAGAACACTTGGATCCACATGAAGCATCTCAGGATGTGGAGAAAGAAGAGTCCCAAACAGAAGCTGGTGTCAGAACTGCCGGTTAAAACATGAAGCCAGGATGGCAGTATGAATCTGGAAGGAGTTTGGCATAATGAACCAGTAAAGAAGAAGCAGACTGGTGTTTCATGTGTCTGCTAAACTCACTCTTCATTCTTCACAGTCTTAGAAGCACAAAGATATTAAAGATGACACATCTTGAACAAGAAGTTAGGTGGATGTCTAAAGATTGGGTGTTGTGTGCATGTTATTGGGAAAAGTTTGGATTTTCATGTATTTCTAAAGTCGCTGAATTCCTTTTCTTGTTCAGATTCGGCAGCTTGCCAGTTGTGAAAAACACaacttattttaatatttcttaatTAAACTTATGTTTGAATTGTGATATTCTGAAATAGTAACAAGGCTCAGTTGACTGAAAAGACAATTTCTGAAAGACTGCTTGACAGATTCTTTCTTTATGGAAAGATAGAACAAGAAACAGAAATGCCACCATGCGAATAGCATTTCTGAGAATGTTGAAAAGAGGAATCTTGTGATACCCTACCAACTAATTTATTCCAGTGTGAGTTTTTGGGGGATATAGCTTGCTTCTTCAGCTGTACAAGTATATAGAGAAGTGGGGTATGAAAGCTTATGTTGCAACTGTTTAGTTAGTTTTAAAAGTGCCATAagactactttttctttctttttatttaagcAGGCTTACACAGCTTCCTCATGGAAAATCAGGTAACAGGCAGGTATTTTTCATATCTGACAGTTATACCTGCTTTTCCATATATGGtacttaaataaaaataatgtagagaaagagaaaagcacaGTACCCCCTGGCACGTTCTTTTGCAACGATTAGGTACCAAAACCTAAAAAGAGGTTTGTTTGCTAATTGGAGAGAGCAGACCAACATAGCTTCCCCAGGgtcattcacactacagaatgatattactattattgcactTTCATgactatgggatcctgggttttgtagtttgatgaggattTGCTTGAGCATTCTGAATAATTCCCCCTCAATAGCAAAGCCATGATTTCATGAGATgcaaccatggctgttaaagtgaagTAATAGTGTaatccaggcatggacaaactttggcccactgggtgttttggacttcagttcccacaattcctatcagtcAGTAAgatagttgggatttctgggagttgaagtccaaagcacctggagggccacagtttgtccatgcctgacatAGTTTGTGCagtgaatgggaccctgaaaagGAGTTCTCTCATATGCCCTCCCTAGTGTTTCTTAATTGCCATGGAGGTATTAAACTTAGGCAAACCTATGGAGGTGGGAATATTGTCCTGGGTTATGTAGGCCTTGCTAAGTTGTAACAAACACTTAATTATGTCTCAAAACAGACTGGTAGCCTCTGCAGTTATCATGACAAGGGAATCTTTGTTCTCTCTTTAGCTGACTCTATTCAACATCTGGTGACTGCATTTTGGATCTGCTGATATTTTTAAACACTTTAAATACAGTCCCATACAAGGCATGTAATAGTACACATGGATACAGATATGATCATAGGCAGATCAGACAAGTCTAAGAATGGGTGCAGACAGTACACTAGATTTGAGCATACAAACACACCCCAGCTCCTACTGAAGCCTATGTATTCTGAGGACTGAAACTGGGATTATATCCAAATTGAGAACCTTTGTCTTTGCGGGAAGTGCATCCTCAGTCTGCAGAAGCAGAATCCGTGTTCTGCCATTTGGCTGTCCAGCATAATTTCTGTCTTGTCTAAACTTCTATCTTGTTTTCCTCATCTGTCTGATAGGAAGCAGTAGCTTAGAACTAAAAACACCTTATTTGTATTTAGATAGAAATGAGAAATAGGGTTGTGTATTAGCAGTACACAGATGGCACAAAATCCCGAAACTCCGTTCTCTTGGTAGTTTCATATATACACTACATAACAGAGGATACTAAACAGAGCGTTGATGTTCTTGTAGACCAGTGGCTACAGACGATGTGGattcagaataggtcttcacagtcatttacagaACCACAGTTGGAAAGACAATCATATTCAGCCATGAGTGATCACCCATGAATGATAGATGGCAACTATGCATAGTCAGTTGGGCTGAGAAATTACAACTAGGCTAGGGTTGGGCTTTCAGgtcatgttggactacaactcccagcattttcaCCATTGGCCTTTCTGGCTAGATGTGATGATAGGctcagtccaaaaacatctggtgggcTGCAGAATTCCTACTCCTGAACCAGCCCACAGTCACCCAGTGGACTTCATGGTAAATATGGATTTTGGCTTGGCTCTTCCAAATGCTAGTGTAGATAATACTTGTTCTCTGGAAgtaatcaaaaataaaaaaatagcattaACCATGTACAATAAATTTCATAGGGGGCCAGCATGATGGAGCAGTTGAAGTGTTGGACTActattctggagaccaaggttcaaatccccactttagccatggaaatgcactgggtgaccttgagcaagtgtcactctctcagcctcagaagaaggcaagacaAAGTAAAACCTCTGAACATATCCTgcc
Encoded here:
- the coq3 gene encoding ubiquinone biosynthesis O-methyltransferase, mitochondrial isoform X1 — its product is MAGKWGSCGRALNSPWPSLLRNCYGQPSQMVHGQFLRKCDIKLKCRTLAGLPEVRNKVSFAKQRFSTWQSTVDPKEMKKFQLLAHKWWDEQGQYAALHSMNDIRVPFIRDSALNLRNDPHLGSPLSGMKILDVGCGGGLLTEPLGRLGASVTGIDPLEDNIRTAEVHAAFDPDLAKRIQYKSCALEDIVEEASEQFDIVVASEVVEHVADVETFLKCCGDVLKPEGSLFITTINKTQLSYIFGILVAERVLGIVPAGTHEWEKFIAPEEVERLLESNGFSVKTVRGMLYNPLFGSWSWIENTSINYALHAVKSSTQEHLDPHEASQDVEKEESQTEAGVRTAG
- the coq3 gene encoding ubiquinone biosynthesis O-methyltransferase, mitochondrial isoform X2 codes for the protein MVHGQFLRKCDIKLKCRTLAGLPEVRNKVSFAKQRFSTWQSTVDPKEMKKFQLLAHKWWDEQGQYAALHSMNDIRVPFIRDSALNLRNDPHLGSPLSGMKILDVGCGGGLLTEPLGRLGASVTGIDPLEDNIRTAEVHAAFDPDLAKRIQYKSCALEDIVEEASEQFDIVVASEVVEHVADVETFLKCCGDVLKPEGSLFITTINKTQLSYIFGILVAERVLGIVPAGTHEWEKFIAPEEVERLLESNGFSVKTVRGMLYNPLFGSWSWIENTSINYALHAVKSSTQEHLDPHEASQDVEKEESQTEAGVRTAG